CCGGCGGCCGCGGCGTGGTTGTCCTTGACCATGGCCACGTCGAACAGGCCGACCCGCTTGTTGGTGCCGCCGCCGCACCGCACGGCGTACTTCTCCCACGCGCGCAGCCCCGGCGTCGTCTTGCGGGTGTCGAGGACCTCCACGCCCGTGCCGGCGAGGACGTCGACCCAGGCGCGGGTGGCGGTCGCGACGCCGCAGGCCCGCCCGACGAGGTTGAGGCCGGTGCGCTCGGCGACGAGCAGGGTCCGGGTGGGCCCCGAGAGCCGGGCGAGCACGTCGCCCGCGGCGCCGTGGCTGCCGTCGGCGGCGAGCAGCTCGACGACGGGCGTCTCCTGGCCCAGGCGCCGGGCGGCGTCGGCGAGCAGCGGCACCCAGACGACCTGGCCTGCGACGGTCCCGGGCTCGCGCAGCCGGACCTCGACGACCGTGCGGGCGTCGGCGGGGACGGTGGCGGTGGTGGTCACGTCCGTGCCGGGGTCGCCGCCCAGGTCCTCGTCGAGGGCGGTCCGCACGAGCCGCGCCAGCACGTCGGCCGCCGGCCCGACGAGCCCGCCTGCCTGGTCCTGACCGCTCACGCGTCCTCCTGCTGCAGGTCGAGGGTGCCGTCCGGCAGGGCGCGGAGCAGCAGGTGGCGGCGCCAGGCCGGGTCCTCGCGGGGGAAGTCGCGGCGGACGTGGCCGCCGCGGGACTCGGTGCGCGCCCGGGCCGTCGTGGTGAGCGCGACCGCCAGGGTGTGGAGGTTGGCGGCCTCCCACTCGGGCCGGTCGACGCGGGCGCTGACCTCGTCGTGGTGGTGGGCGTCGGTGACGACGTCGGCGAGCGCGGTCGAGGCGGCGTCCAGGCCCTCCTCGTCCCGCAGCACGCCGGGGCCGG
This genomic window from Aquipuribacter hungaricus contains:
- the nadC gene encoding carboxylating nicotinate-nucleotide diphosphorylase produces the protein MSGQDQAGGLVGPAADVLARLVRTALDEDLGGDPGTDVTTTATVPADARTVVEVRLREPGTVAGQVVWVPLLADAARRLGQETPVVELLAADGSHGAAGDVLARLSGPTRTLLVAERTGLNLVGRACGVATATRAWVDVLAGTGVEVLDTRKTTPGLRAWEKYAVRCGGGTNKRVGLFDVAMVKDNHAAAAGSVVAAYRAVRSTSPDVAVEVEVESTEVALAVVRAGGRFLMCDNMTPDDLARTVAAVRALVAELDGPGGRVLLEATGGLTLARAPEVAATGVDFVSVGALTHSSPQLDVGLDWTG